One part of the Solanum dulcamara chromosome 8, daSolDulc1.2, whole genome shotgun sequence genome encodes these proteins:
- the LOC129898980 gene encoding josephin-like protein: MSARGCEGVSVVKPEMTKNSKTTSKFQKQYSTKSVVDGTTNDARSTTKTSCSFKIPNRSQLSPIKIFKHLGGKMAALMKMVSSSKRSCRKVTNNSSERATISAKPTAALNIDSHRAEAIDDCIQFINLSSSLPRSNSVS, from the coding sequence ATGTCGGCAAGAGGGTGTGAAGGAGTGAGTGTGGTGAAGCCAGAGatgaccaagaattcaaagaCCACAAGCAAGTTTCAAAAGCAATACTCTACAAAAAGTGTTGTTGATGGTACCACAAATGATGCAAGAAGTACCACAAAAACAAGTTGCAGCTTCAAGATACCTAATAGATCCCAATTATCCCCTATTAAGATTTTCAAACACCTTGGAGGAAAAATGGCTGCACTAATGAAGATGGTGTCTTCTTCAAAGAGAAGTTGTAGGAAAGTTACTAATAATTCGTCGGAGAGAGCAACAATTTCTGCTAAGCCAACTGCTGCCCTAAATATTGACTCACATAGGGCAGAGGCAATTGATGATTGCATTCAATTCATCAACTTATCTTCTTCTTTGCCAAGATCTAATTCAGTGTCATGA